GCTTCCACCGTTAAGGGTCACAGTGAAGCTGACTGCTTTCAAACCCGGGATGACGTTCTCACGCTCGCCCAGAATGCGCTTGTCGCTCAGGAGCTCCACTTCGCTGACCCCGGAGGAGTCCTTGTTGGAAACCGTAAACGTTACGGGCCCGGCAGGTGCAGAACTGAAGTTGGGTACACACTGGTCTTCGCCGTCGACCTTTTCGACGCTGATGGCGACTTGGGCTGCACCGTTACTCACAGACGCGGCGGCCCCGTTGCTGCCAGTGGCGCCGCCGGCGGTACCAGAGCTCGAGGCGCCACCGCACGCGGTCAATGCCAGCGCCAAAATGGCGGTTCCGGCGACAATGCCGGGGACGAAGGGAAGGGACATGGCGCGGGAAGTCGAGGTAGGCATGTGGGTCCTTGTGATGATGATGGGTGTCGGATGTGGGGTGCTCTGTGCAGGGGAAGCGCGGTGCTAGGGCGAAGGTGCCGTGGCCAGCAGTTGCCGGCGGTTTCGGCGGCCGGCCCTGACCAGGGCGAAAGCGGCAAGAGTGAAAACCAAAGGCAGGTAGACGCTCCACAGGACAATTTCAGTCCGGGCGCTGTCGTAGGCGCTGAGTTCGGTGGCCACGCTGTGGACGTGACCGTCAGGTACACGCCAGGCACCGTCGGAGGCTACTGCCATGGTCCGGGAGGTGGCCAATCCACCGCCGCTCAAGGTGAGCGTGGCGCCTTGGGTGTTCACGGCGTCGAGTATGACACCGTCAACAACCCACACGGTGATTTCACCCTGGGGATGCCAGTCCGCGGCAAAGGGGCCGGGGTTGCTGCTGGAACTGATGCCGACGGGAAGGCGTCCGCCGTTCAAGGCCGCAAGATCGGTGATCGAGAGGTTGTCTGGCTCTTGCGCGGTCCCCGTGCCGACGTCGGCTGTGTAGACGGTGGCGGACCGCCCAGCGTGGGACTGGGCGCCGTGGCTGGTCAGGATGTGTGAGGTTTCCGCGCCGTCCGCCGAAACCAGCAAGTTGGGGTCAGCGCCGGGGGTCAGGCGGAGCGTGCCGAACGCTTGGTTGTTGGAGGTGAGCACCGGCGTCGTCGTTGTTGCAGAGGGGGCCGCTGGCACTGTTAGCGGGGCGAAAACTGCTAGCGCGATTGCCGCTGCGCCAAGGGTTGCCGCAGCGGCGAACTGAATGCGGGGGAGCCTTACTGCGTTGGGGCGCCAGGCTCGCGGCCACAGGACAAACGCGAGCATGGGGATCAAATACAGTGCCCAGCCAAGGAGCTCAACGGCGCGGGGGTCATTGGGGATGCCGAAGACGCCCGTCAAAATGGCCGCGCGTGCGCTGCCATTCGGTGCCAGCCAGGCAAGACTGACGGTGGCGTCCTGGCCGATGTTCAGCCAGCCGGCCTCGTGGGCTGTGCGCAGGGACTTCATGACCAGGCCGGCGGCGACGAACACCAGGAAAGCGCCAGTTACCGTGAAGAATTTTGCCAAGTTGATCTTGATGGCGCCACGGAACAACAGAAAGCCGATGCCGGCAGCTATGGCAAGGCCCAGGACTGCCCCGCCGCCGGCCGCCAGCGGATCAAGTGAGGATTGGAACGCCGCAACCATGAAGACGGCGGTCTCCACGCCCTCGCGCAGTACCGCCAGGAATGCCATGCCTGCCAGGGCAAGAATCGATCCTCCCTTGAGGGCGGATCCCGCATGGGTTTCCAGCACCGATTTCATGGTGCGCGCATTCTTGCTCATCCACAGCACCATGAAGGTCACAATCACCACAGCAGCCACGCCGATGATTGTCTCCATGGCCTCTTGCTGCTGTTGCGGCATGGCTGCGGACACCACTTCTAAGGTGATGCCCACCATGGCACTGAGCAAGATGGCTGCCCCCACACCCAGCCACATGGGCTTGAGCGAGGATCCATTGCGTCGCAGGAATGCTGCGATCATGCCCACGATGAGAGCTGCCTCAAGGCCTTCACGCAGGCCGATGACAAATGTTGCTAGCACCTAAGTACTCCGGTGTGGCTAGAGCTTCTTGCAGAGGTGTGCCCCTGCTTTGCCTAGGCTACCCTTACCTGCCCCAAGTTTCCCAATTAGGCCAGTGAAATGTGTCGTAATGAAACGCGCGGCCGCGATGGCCGTCGGCTACCAAAGGTGCTCGGGTGCGTCCAGCACCGTCTTGGTTGGGTAGGCCGGGGTCCACTGTTTAAAGGGCTTGTCCAGGCTGTAGCCAGTGGCGCCGGCCACCAGTGCCCGCACCTCCGCGTTGCCCGGGTTGTTCAGCGACTCGAAGTACTCCACCGACCAGTGGAACCAGCGCATACAAAAAAGCCGCATGGTCAGCCCGTGCGTCACCAACAACGTGTTGGGCTCATAGTCCGGCTTGGACCAATGCCTGTACAGGGTTTCCAGGAACGATGTCACCCTGTCATAGACGTCGGAGCCTGATTCGCCCTCGCGAAACCTGTAGAAGAAGTGCCCGTACGCGTTCCGCAGCTCCTTCTGGTCGGCAATCTCGGCGGGGTTTTGGAAGTTCGCCCAGTCTTGCTCGCGCAGCCGTGGTTCCTCAAGGGTGCGCTCCACCAGATCACCTAGATTCAGGGCCTCCAAGGTTTGGTATGCCCGCAAATAGGGTGAAACGTAGACGCACACCTTTTGCCCGTTCAGCTGGCGTCTGATCTGCTCACCGGCAACCTTCGCCTCCGCCACGCCCTGTTCGGTCAACGGGATGCGGTAGTCGGGAATCCTGTTGTACAGGGTCTGGTCGACGTTGGCGGCCGACTGTCCGTGGCGGACCATGATGATCTGGCGTGGGGCACTCATAGCCAAGAGCCTAAGCCAGCCTGGCGCAATATCTCCCCAAGAACAGGCATGATTTAGTGCATGAGTGAGAAACCGTTCACGCCAGCCACGCACGATGCCGGCGCATCCGCGCCTTCGGGTGGGGCCGGCGTCGTAAATTTTAGGTGGGGAGCGAAGTCCAGGCAGCGGCTCATCTTTGAGGTGCTGCTGGTCCTGGGGCTCTCGTTGGGGCAATCCGCCGTGTACTCGGTGGTGTCCTTGATCCAGAAGATGACGGCGGCGCCGCTGTCGGCGGGTACCTCCACACTAAACTCGGTGCAAAGCAGCCGCGAATACTTCGATCTCACCTATCAGCTCCTGGGCATCTTCTTTGCGGTAGTGCCGGTGTTCTTGGTGTTTTACCTGCTTGCAGCGCCCGGAAAATCGGTGTTCCGGCGCATGGGGCTCGATTTCAGGCATCCGCTCCGGGACGGGTTGGGCGCGCTGGGGCTGCTGGTCGTCATTGGCGTGCCGTCGCTGGGGCTGTACGCGGCGGGTCGGGCACTGGGTGTCACCACGGAGATCATTCCCAGCGCACTGAACCAGTACTGGTGGACCATTCCGGTGCTGATCCTCTCCGCCGTCCATAACGGGCTGCTGGAGGAGGTCATCATGGTGGGCTACCTGCTGGGGCGGCTGGAGAAGATCGGGTTCTCGCCCCTTGCTGCGGCGGTGACCAGTTCACTGATCCGCGGCAGCTACCACCTGTACCAGGGCTTTGGGCCGTTTGTGGGCAACTTCTTGATGGGGCTGTTGTTCTGCTGGCTGTACAAGAAATACGGCCGCATCATGCCATTGGTGGTGGCGCATTCGCTGGTGGACGTCGCCGCCTTCACGCTGGGCCCCGCGCTGGGGTTCGGGTAGCTAGCCAGTCCACGTCCTGACCTAGCTTTTGGTGAATGGCAGCTATGGGCTGCATGCAGCCATATTGGCGGCCGTCGGGAACGCGGACAGGTTCGACGCCGCATGGCAGGGTGCGCTGTTTGGCATGCCGTTGATCTGGGGTGCCGGGCTCTTGGCGCACACGCTGGGGGCGTTCCTGTCCAAGGACTATGAAAATCTCAATGTCTGAACCGGAACCGCATGAGCTGACGGCCTACGAAGCCGTCACTGCCAACTCGTGGGCGCAAACGCACAAAAAGACCGCACTTATGAAGTTGATACTGCTGGCGCTGCACGAGGCGCCGGCCTGGAGTTCCACGATCAAGTCCGCCATTGCCGAGATGACGGGTGGGAACCTGCAATTCGATGTCTAAAGCCTGCACCGTGGGCTCCGGCGGCTGATCCGCCGTCGTTCTTGGGAGTTTTTTGCCGAAGTAGCCGGTCCACGCCGAGAACGCTCCGTAGCCGGGCGGGTTTCGGCGCGGACCGGCTACCTCGGCGCAAACAAAGACGGCACCCGTCCCACAAAGGGGAGGGTGCCGTCTTGCTGGCTCAAGCCAGATGAGCTAGATGGTGACCTGGCCGTTGGCCGTTTCAAAGGTGACGCTCATGATGCCGGGGGTGCCGCGGGGGGCAATCCACTCGACGGAGACGTCATCCAATGGGCGTTCAACCGGTTCGCCCAACCATTCGGTGACACGTTCGGCGCTGCCGGCAATGGTCAGAGACGCCAGACGGACGGAGGAAGGGCGGGCCAGTGAGGGGTGCAGTGCCGGGTCGCCCTCCCACTTGAGCATGTAGGGCACCTGCGGGTCTGCGATCAGACCCTTGATGCCGATCTGCTGCCAGATAAGTTCCTGGCCGTCGGGGAACTTGCGGTTGCCGGGGACTGCGCTGCGGCCCAGCCGGTCCTCGAACGGGGTCAGGTCCTCAACGGCGACGCACCAGCCCATCCAGCCGCCACCTGCTGCGGAGCGGGCCTTGACGGCCTGACCGAACGGCGCTTTGTCCGATGCCGGGTGGTTCAGGCACTCAACAATTTCCACATAGTGGTGGTCGGTGAGGGGAATAATCATATTGCGGGTGCCGAAGCGCGGGTGTATTCCACCGCGTACTGCATCGACCCCGAGGGCGGTTGCGATTCGCTCCGTGGTGGCAGCCAATCCATCTGATTCACAGGCGTAAGAGACATGATCCATTCGCATAGGATCATCTTGGCACTTTGTGATGCGGCTCTCGACTTAGCGTTCCCTAAGCCTGGTGGGATGTCCTGTGACCTGGGTGCCCCCGCGGTCAGGAATGTGGGGCAGAATTGACCCTGTGACTGATTCTGCTGCCGCCCTGATCCGACCCGACGCCGCCACCATTGAGACGCGTATAGCCACGGCCATTGCCGCAGAGCTGGGAGTCCGTGTGGCCCAGGTCCGCGCCGCCATTGGGCTGCTGGACGACGGCGCGAGCGTGCCCTTCATTGCCCGGTACCGGAAAGAGGCCACCGGGACCCTGGACGACACCGCGCTCCGTGACCTTGAGGAGCGGCTGCGCTACCTCCGCGAGCTTCAGGCCCGGCGCCTGGCGGTCTTGGAAACCATCCACGGACTCGGCAAGCTCACGGCCGTGCTGCGCTCCGCCATTGACGCCGCTGCCACCAAATCGGAGCTGGAAGACCTTTACCTGCCGTACAAGTCGACCCGCAAAACCAAGGCCGACGCCGCCCGTGAAGCTGGGCTGGAACCTCTCCTCGACGTGTTGCTGGCTAACCCGGCACTGACCCCCGGCGTGGCCGCCGACGCCTACGTTAGCGCTGCCAAGGGCGTGCCCAGCCCCGACGATGCGCTGGCCGGTGCCCGCGCCATCCTGATTGAGCGGGCAGGGCAGGACGCGGCGCTGGTGGGGGAGCTTCGGGAACGGCTATGGAAGACGGGCCGGCTGGGCTCGAAAGTGAAAACCGGCAAGACCGCTGAGGGTGAGAAGTTCAAGGACTACTTTGACTTTTCCCAACCGCCCCACACGCTGCCCAGTCACAGGGTTCTGGCCCTGCTGCGCGGCGAAAAGGAGGGCGTGCTGACACTGGATTTGGCTGAGGCCAACACCCGCGACGCCGACGCGCACGCGCAGGCCCGCGCCGCCTATGAAAACGCCGTGGCTCATTCCCTGGGCATCAGCGAGTCCGGCCGTGCTGCGGACACCTGGCTGATGACAAGTGCCCGCTTGGCCTGGCGCACCCGCATCCTGACCCGGCTTTCCGTGGACCTGCGGGTCCGGATGTTCCAACGCGCCGAGGAGGAATCGGTGCGCGTCTTTGCCGCCAATCTGCGCGATGTGCTGCTGGCGGCACCGGCCGGAAACAAGGCAACCCTGGGCTTAGACCCGGGCCTGCGCACCGGCACCAAGGTGGCCGTAGTTGACGGCACCGGCAAGGTGGTCGCCACCGACACGATTTACCCGCACGCCCCCGCCAAGCGATGGAATGAAGCCCTCGCCACCCTGCACGCGTTGGCGCTCAAGCATCAGGTGGAACTGGTGGCTATCGGCAACGGGACCGCGAGCCGGGAAACCGACAAGCTGGCCGCGGAACTGCTGGCCGAACTCAAGCACAGCAACCCCAAGATGAAGGTGACCAAACTGGTAGTCTCCGAGGCCGGCGCCTCGGTCTACTCGGCGTCGGCCCTGGCCAGCGCCGAACTGCCCGGCATGGACGTCTCCTTGCGCGGGGCCGTCTCGATCGCCCGCCGCCTGCAGGACCCGTTGGCTGAACTCGTCAAGATCGATCCCCAGTCCATCGGTGTGGGCCAGTACCAGCACGACCTCACCCCGGCCAAGCTGGAACGCTCCCTGGACGCCGTCGTCGAGGACTGCGTGAACGCCGTGGGTGTGGACCTGAACATGGCTTCCCCGGCGCTGCTCTCGCGGGTGGCAGGGGTGGGGCCGTTACTGAGCGAGAACATTGTGGCCCACAGGAACCAGCACGGCCCGTTCAGCAAGCGGCGGGACCTGCTGAAGGTGGCGCGGCTGGGCCCGAAGGCCTTCGAGCAATGCGCCGGGTTCCTGCGCATCACCGGCGGCTCGGAGCCTCTCGATGCCTCCAGCGTCCACCCGGAGGCCTATGGGCTGGCGCGGAAGATCCTCACCTCCGTGGGTGCCCAGGCCGCCGAGATCTCCGGAGGGGTGGGTGCAGCCGCAAGCGTCAACCCGGGCGAGTTTGTCGATGGCAGCTTTGGTCTGCCCACCGTCAAGGACATTGTGGCCGAGCTACAAAAACCCGGCCGCGACCCCCGCCCCCGCTTTGAAACCGCCACGTTCGCCGAAGGCATTGAGAAGATCACCGACCTTCGCCCCGGCATGATCCTGGAAGGGGTGGTCTCCAATGTGGCGGCCTTTGGCGCGTTCGTTGACATCGGCGTGCACCAGGACGGGCTGGTCCACGTCTCCGCCCTGAGCAACTCCTTTGTCTCCGACCCGCATGCCGTGGTTAAATCCGGCCAGGTGGTCCGGGTCTTGGTCCTGGAGGTGGAGCCCGAGCGCAAACGGATTTCCCTCACCTTGCGCCTTGACGATCAGGTCACGTCGGCGCCGGGCACCGGCCGCACCCGCGAGGCAGGTGAGCGGAAGGGGAACGACGCCGGCTCCGGGAAGTCGGCGCGCACCCCACCCCGGGCGGGCGGCCAGTCTCGCCCTAGCGCCCAGCCAGCCCGTCAACCGCGTGCGGCAACAGCCCCGCCGTCGGCCAACACGGCCATGGCCGAGGCCCTGCGCCGGGCAGGTCTGGGAAAATAGGGCGGGACCGCCAGCCCGTCAGTCAATAATTCGATATATCTCAGGTTCTGCCCAAAATTTCAATCAGTGATTCGCCAAAAGTCATAAACACGTCATATTCTTGCTCCCTCACTAGCTTTCTTCCACACTGGAGATAGGTCATGAGTGTCAGCGATTTGCCCCGGCTCGCTGACCGGCAACCCTCCACCGTGGTGGGGTGCCCCGGGTGAAGACCTGGTACCGAACCGCCCGGTTTCGGTGCAAGCGCGGGCCGCACGGCTC
This region of Arthrobacter alpinus genomic DNA includes:
- a CDS encoding VOC family protein produces the protein MRMDHVSYACESDGLAATTERIATALGVDAVRGGIHPRFGTRNMIIPLTDHHYVEIVECLNHPASDKAPFGQAVKARSAAGGGWMGWCVAVEDLTPFEDRLGRSAVPGNRKFPDGQELIWQQIGIKGLIADPQVPYMLKWEGDPALHPSLARPSSVRLASLTIAGSAERVTEWLGEPVERPLDDVSVEWIAPRGTPGIMSVTFETANGQVTI
- a CDS encoding Tex family protein, giving the protein MWGRIDPVTDSAAALIRPDAATIETRIATAIAAELGVRVAQVRAAIGLLDDGASVPFIARYRKEATGTLDDTALRDLEERLRYLRELQARRLAVLETIHGLGKLTAVLRSAIDAAATKSELEDLYLPYKSTRKTKADAAREAGLEPLLDVLLANPALTPGVAADAYVSAAKGVPSPDDALAGARAILIERAGQDAALVGELRERLWKTGRLGSKVKTGKTAEGEKFKDYFDFSQPPHTLPSHRVLALLRGEKEGVLTLDLAEANTRDADAHAQARAAYENAVAHSLGISESGRAADTWLMTSARLAWRTRILTRLSVDLRVRMFQRAEEESVRVFAANLRDVLLAAPAGNKATLGLDPGLRTGTKVAVVDGTGKVVATDTIYPHAPAKRWNEALATLHALALKHQVELVAIGNGTASRETDKLAAELLAELKHSNPKMKVTKLVVSEAGASVYSASALASAELPGMDVSLRGAVSIARRLQDPLAELVKIDPQSIGVGQYQHDLTPAKLERSLDAVVEDCVNAVGVDLNMASPALLSRVAGVGPLLSENIVAHRNQHGPFSKRRDLLKVARLGPKAFEQCAGFLRITGGSEPLDASSVHPEAYGLARKILTSVGAQAAEISGGVGAAASVNPGEFVDGSFGLPTVKDIVAELQKPGRDPRPRFETATFAEGIEKITDLRPGMILEGVVSNVAAFGAFVDIGVHQDGLVHVSALSNSFVSDPHAVVKSGQVVRVLVLEVEPERKRISLTLRLDDQVTSAPGTGRTREAGERKGNDAGSGKSARTPPRAGGQSRPSAQPARQPRAATAPPSANTAMAEALRRAGLGK
- a CDS encoding phosphoglycerate mutase family protein; protein product: MSAPRQIIMVRHGQSAANVDQTLYNRIPDYRIPLTEQGVAEAKVAGEQIRRQLNGQKVCVYVSPYLRAYQTLEALNLGDLVERTLEEPRLREQDWANFQNPAEIADQKELRNAYGHFFYRFREGESGSDVYDRVTSFLETLYRHWSKPDYEPNTLLVTHGLTMRLFCMRWFHWSVEYFESLNNPGNAEVRALVAGATGYSLDKPFKQWTPAYPTKTVLDAPEHLW
- a CDS encoding CPBP family intramembrane glutamic endopeptidase translates to MSEKPFTPATHDAGASAPSGGAGVVNFRWGAKSRQRLIFEVLLVLGLSLGQSAVYSVVSLIQKMTAAPLSAGTSTLNSVQSSREYFDLTYQLLGIFFAVVPVFLVFYLLAAPGKSVFRRMGLDFRHPLRDGLGALGLLVVIGVPSLGLYAAGRALGVTTEIIPSALNQYWWTIPVLILSAVHNGLLEEVIMVGYLLGRLEKIGFSPLAAAVTSSLIRGSYHLYQGFGPFVGNFLMGLLFCWLYKKYGRIMPLVVAHSLVDVAAFTLGPALGFG
- the efeU gene encoding iron uptake transporter permease EfeU; the protein is MLATFVIGLREGLEAALIVGMIAAFLRRNGSSLKPMWLGVGAAILLSAMVGITLEVVSAAMPQQQQEAMETIIGVAAVVIVTFMVLWMSKNARTMKSVLETHAGSALKGGSILALAGMAFLAVLREGVETAVFMVAAFQSSLDPLAAGGGAVLGLAIAAGIGFLLFRGAIKINLAKFFTVTGAFLVFVAAGLVMKSLRTAHEAGWLNIGQDATVSLAWLAPNGSARAAILTGVFGIPNDPRAVELLGWALYLIPMLAFVLWPRAWRPNAVRLPRIQFAAAATLGAAAIALAVFAPLTVPAAPSATTTTPVLTSNNQAFGTLRLTPGADPNLLVSADGAETSHILTSHGAQSHAGRSATVYTADVGTGTAQEPDNLSITDLAALNGGRLPVGISSSSNPGPFAADWHPQGEITVWVVDGVILDAVNTQGATLTLSGGGLATSRTMAVASDGAWRVPDGHVHSVATELSAYDSARTEIVLWSVYLPLVFTLAAFALVRAGRRNRRQLLATAPSP